A window of the Primulina eburnea isolate SZY01 unplaced genomic scaffold, ASM2296580v1 ctg857_ERROPOS2198143, whole genome shotgun sequence genome harbors these coding sequences:
- the LOC140822463 gene encoding uncharacterized protein, with amino-acid sequence MAPGRKSRKGKEVVQESEAPNVRGLNETDRGRRGRRPRGEAQNVNVDREVDQLTRGMGEMELVISRFQNMRPPRFFGNEDGEKAIAWLKSMKRLFNMLEYTPDLPLKLAIFQLKDRAQLWWETTEEALKESGERVTWDVFCAQFAREYSPPSYYSAKEAEFNRLTQGNMTVVEYASQFSALLSYVPHVASSDRNKLSHFMQGLNRTICTLVVAGAPVNYADAVEKAKNVEASLLLAEPQSVHPGFPQSFGGKPYQQPKQQSFKAKGKQFKKQTCSSSSSSGSQRGSSVGSTGGVFCDRCGGKHFSTQCTGVQGSCNICGQVGHYARVCPNSARQQFQQPQFGQGFRGQATRPFVPTQSFQQSSYPQPRGPVQQRFPGPQQARVHALTQDQVQDAPGEVIADTMSVSTPAGVCLMSHEIILNCVIRFDDNIMITNLIKLDMFDFDCILGMDTLSNYLATVDCFRGVVRFRPYYGSKWNFYGSDSQSRIPLVSAMEMFRILPTGNERFMIYAGDTTQGKRLEVLDIPVVKEFPDVFLDEIPGFPPQREIDFSIELVSGTNPISRAPYRLAPAELKELKEQLQDLLEKGYIRPSMSPWGAPVLFVKKKDGTMIMCIDYIQLNKATVKNKVVFLGHVISAQGVSVDPSKVEAVINWPTPTNISDICSFLGLAGYYRRFIEGFSIIARPMTQLTQKDRRFVWTDECESSFQTLKENLTTAPVLALPSGSSGYVVCSDASLIGLGCVLMQNGRVIAYASRQLKPHETRYPVHDLELATIVFALKLWRHYLYGEQFVIYSDHKSLKYLFSQPDLNMRQRRWMELLKDFDCEIQYQPGRMNLFADALSRKVQNAMLTSLTISKVHEHLGLQDGFIKSVETTL; translated from the exons ATGGCACCTGGACGGAAGAGTAGAAAAGGAAAGGAAGTTGTTCAGGAGTCTGAAGCTCCTAACGTTAGAGGACTGAACGAGACTGACAGGGGAAGACGAGGTCGTCGTCCTCGGGGTGAAGCTCAAAATGTTAATGTTGATCGTGAAGTGGATCAGTTGACTAGGGGAATGGGTGAAATGGAACTAGTCATATCCCGATTTCAGAATATGCGTCCTCCTCGATTCTTTGGGAATGAAGATGGTGAGAAAGCTATAGCGTGGTTAAAAAGTATGAAGCGTTTGTTTAATATGTTGGAGTACACCCCTGATTTGCCGCTTAAGTTGGCCATTTTTCAATTAAAGGACCGAGCTCAGCTGTGGTGGGAAACTACTGAGGAAGCTTTGAAGGAATCGGGTGAAAgagttacttgggatgtattttgCGCTCAGTTTGCTCGAGAGTATTCACCGCCTTCATATTATTCGGCCAAGGAAGCTGAATTCAATAGATTGACTCAGGGTAACATGACTGTAGTGGAGTATGCATCTCAATTCTCAGCGCTTCTTTCCTATGTTCCTCATGTTGCTAGCAGCGATCGGAACAAGCTATCGCATTTTATGCAAGGATTGAATCGAACCATTTGCACTTTGGTAGTAGCTGGAGCACCTGTTAATTATGCCGATGCTGTTGAGAAAGCCAAGAATGTGGAAGCGAGTCTACTTTTGGCAGAACCACAGTCAGTTCATCCAGGTTTTCCTCAGAGTTTCGGAGGAAAG CCTTATCAGCAACCAAAGCAGCAAAGCTTTAAGGCCAAaggaaagcagttcaagaaaCAGACTTGtagcagttcttctagttccGGCAGTCAGCGTGGAAGCTCAGTTGGGTCCACAGGTGGAGTATTTTGTGATCGTTGTGGTGGTAAGCATTTCAGTACTCAGTGTACGGGAGTTCAGGGATCTTGTAATATTTGTGGGCAAGTTGGACATTATGCTAGAGTATGTCCGAATTCAGCAAGACAACAATTTCAGCAACCTCAGTTTGGTCAAGGTTTTAGAGGACAAGCAACTAGGCCTTTTGTTCCGACTCAGTCTTTTCAGCAATCTAGTTATCCTCAGCCTAGAGGTCCGGTTCAGCAACGTTTCCCAGGGCCACAGCAGGCTCGAGTTCATGCCCTAACCCAGGATCAAGTTCAAGACGCACCGGGCGAAGTTATCGCAG ATACTATGTCAGTCTCTACTCCTGCCGGTGTATGTTTGATGTCTCATGAGATAATTCTgaattgtgtgattagattcgatgataatattatgataactaatctcATCAAGCTAGATATGTTTGACTTCGACTGTATTCTGGGAATGGATACTCTGTCTAATTATCtagctaccgttgattgtttccGTGGAGTCGTCAGATTCAGACCGTATTATGGCAGTAAATGGAATTTTTACGGTAGTGATTCGCAATCACGTATTCCATTAGTGTCAGCAATGGAAATGTTTAGAATTTTGCCGACAGGAAATGAAAGATTCATGATCTATGCAGGCGACACGACTCAGGGAAAAAGATTGGAAGTTTTAGATATTCCTGTTGTCAAGGAATTCCCTGATGTATTTCTCGATGAAATTCCTGGATTTCCACCCCAGAGAGAAATTGATTTTAGCATTGAGTTGGTGTCCGGGACAAatcctatttcgagagcaccATACCGTTTGGCTCCAgcggaattgaaagaactgaaagagcaATTACAGGACTTACTAGAAAAAGGCTATATTAGACCAAGTatgtcaccttggggagctccggtattgtttgtcaagaagaaagacggaACGATGATAATGTGCATTGATTACATACAGTTGAACAAAGCTACtgtgaagaataa agttgtatttttgggtcaTGTTATATCAGCTCAAGGAgtatcagtagatcctagtaaagtggaagctgttatCAATTGGCCAACACCGACGAATATTTCCGATATCTGCAGTTTCTTGggattggcaggatattataggcgtttcattgaaggattttctattATCGCAAGGCCTATGACTCAATTAACGCAAAAAGATCGACGTTTTGTGTGGACTGATGAATGTGAGTCAAGTTTTCAGACTTTGAAGGAAAATTTGACAACAGCTCCAGTGCTAGCTTTGCCATCAGGCTCAAGTGGATATGTTGTTTGTTCAGATGCATCTCTAATTGGACTTGGTTGTGTTCTAATGCAAAATGGGCGAGTGAttgcatatgcttctcgtcagttgaagccGCATGAGACCCGATATCCAGTTCATGACTTAGAGTTGGCTACaattgtgtttgcattgaagttatggcgtcattatctgtatggtgagcagTTTGTGATTTATTCGGATCACAAGAGTCTTAAATATCTTTTCTCACAGCCTgacttgaacatgagacagcgtcgaTGGATGGAGTtacttaaagactttgattgtgagattcagtatcAACCAGGTCGAATGAATCTTTTTGCAGATGCTCTCAGCAGGAAAGTTCAGAATGCTATGCTGACATCTTTGACTATCTCTAAAGTTCACGAGCACTTGGGACTTCAGGATGGATTTATCAAATCAGTGGAGACTACTTTATAG